The following proteins are co-located in the Microbulbifer sp. VAAF005 genome:
- the gap gene encoding type I glyceraldehyde-3-phosphate dehydrogenase, whose amino-acid sequence MKIKIAINGYGRIGRNVTRAIYESGYSDRVQLVAINDLAPVASNAHLTRFDTIHGRFGTDVKVDGDALVIGGDRVQVCQERDPSKLPWKQLGVDLVLECTGRFTDRASASAHIEAGAAAVLISAPSKDADLTVVYGVNDSNLTSDHRVVSNASCTTNCLAPVAQALHRELGIERGFMTTVHAYTNDQNTQDAVHSDIYRARAAADNMIPTKTGAAAAVGLVLPELKGRLDGMAVRVPVSNVSLVDCQFIAGRDTTAEEVNQIMQEAAQASGGVLTYCDQPLVSVDFNHTSASSHFDANHTRVNGNLVKVMAWYDNEWGFSHRMLDTSLAMAETLQLSQPVAESA is encoded by the coding sequence ATGAAAATTAAAATTGCCATCAATGGTTACGGTCGTATCGGTAGAAATGTCACCCGAGCCATTTATGAGTCAGGCTACAGCGATCGTGTTCAACTGGTTGCAATTAATGATCTCGCCCCGGTAGCTTCTAATGCTCACCTGACACGGTTCGATACTATTCATGGGCGATTTGGTACAGACGTCAAAGTCGACGGTGATGCACTGGTTATCGGTGGTGATCGAGTTCAGGTTTGCCAGGAGCGGGACCCATCCAAATTGCCTTGGAAGCAACTGGGAGTAGATTTGGTGCTGGAGTGTACTGGCCGCTTTACCGACCGTGCTTCCGCTTCAGCTCACATTGAAGCCGGCGCTGCTGCAGTACTGATTTCAGCTCCATCAAAAGATGCGGACCTTACCGTTGTTTATGGTGTGAATGACAGCAACCTCACTAGCGATCACCGTGTAGTTTCCAACGCGTCCTGCACTACCAACTGCCTGGCGCCAGTGGCTCAAGCACTGCATCGTGAATTGGGTATTGAGCGTGGCTTTATGACCACCGTACACGCCTACACCAACGACCAGAATACCCAGGATGCTGTACACTCAGATATTTACCGGGCACGTGCCGCAGCGGACAATATGATCCCAACCAAAACTGGTGCAGCTGCAGCAGTGGGTCTGGTATTACCTGAACTGAAAGGGCGCCTCGATGGTATGGCTGTCCGTGTACCGGTAAGCAATGTATCCCTGGTGGACTGCCAGTTTATTGCCGGCCGCGACACTACCGCTGAAGAAGTGAATCAGATCATGCAAGAAGCTGCTCAGGCGAGCGGCGGTGTTCTGACCTACTGTGATCAGCCCCTGGTTTCTGTGGACTTCAACCACACCAGTGCATCCAGTCACTTTGATGCCAACCACACACGCGTGAATGGAAACCTGGTTAAAGTAATGGCCTGGTACGATAACGAGTGGGGCTTCTCCCACCGCATGCTGGATACCAGTCTGGCCATGGCTGAGACGCTCCAACTGAGTCAGCCGGTTGCAGAGTCTGCTTAA
- the eda gene encoding bifunctional 4-hydroxy-2-oxoglutarate aldolase/2-dehydro-3-deoxy-phosphogluconate aldolase produces the protein MQKNIAEILQVAGVVPVLVVDKVEDALPLAGALIEGGLKVLEVTLRTEAALEVVEQIAKHLPEAHVGTGTVLNGDDLRRSIDAGASFMVSPGATDRLLEAAEGSEVPLLPGAASVSEVMRLFERGYRYQKFFPAQAAGGVPMLKSIGGPLQDVRFCPTGGIGPQNAPDFLALDNVVCVGGSWMASNALVREQNWAEITRLAKQASELK, from the coding sequence ATGCAGAAAAATATCGCCGAGATTTTGCAGGTGGCTGGCGTTGTCCCAGTACTGGTTGTAGATAAAGTTGAAGACGCCCTCCCTCTTGCCGGTGCTTTGATTGAAGGTGGCCTGAAGGTACTTGAAGTTACCCTGCGCACTGAGGCAGCCCTGGAAGTTGTTGAACAAATTGCAAAACACTTGCCGGAAGCCCATGTGGGAACCGGCACCGTACTCAATGGTGATGATCTGCGTCGTTCTATCGATGCCGGTGCCAGCTTTATGGTGAGCCCTGGCGCAACCGATCGTTTGCTAGAAGCGGCAGAAGGCAGTGAAGTACCTCTGCTGCCCGGTGCTGCTAGCGTTTCAGAAGTTATGCGCTTATTTGAGCGAGGCTATCGCTACCAGAAATTTTTCCCCGCGCAGGCAGCAGGTGGAGTACCAATGCTGAAATCTATTGGTGGCCCGCTGCAGGACGTTCGCTTTTGCCCCACCGGAGGCATAGGCCCGCAAAATGCCCCTGATTTCCTGGCATTGGACAATGTGGTTTGTGTCGGCGGTTCCTGGATGGCGAGTAATGCTCTGGTCCGTGAACAAAACTGGGCTGAAATTACTCGCCTGGCAAAACAAGCTTCTGAATTGAAATAA
- the pgl gene encoding 6-phosphogluconolactonase produces MAEEKFFQDRERLVQALAHDCASELQKGIKENGHANFLVSGGSTPEPVYRELSRRPLPWSQITAALVDERWVEKNHSGSNAAFIEKSLLQNYGAKANFLGMKNSHTTAVEGEEACERAYSELQKPFDVCLLGMGSDGHTASLFPHAQGLQDALNPESEKLCSAIIANQSEVTGSNTERMTLTLSAIVQSRNIKLLITGEEKLKVYREALLGSDELEMPVRSILKQGLKPVTVYWAP; encoded by the coding sequence ATGGCTGAAGAAAAGTTTTTCCAAGATCGCGAGCGCCTGGTCCAGGCCCTAGCCCACGACTGCGCCAGCGAATTGCAAAAAGGTATTAAAGAAAACGGTCACGCAAACTTCCTGGTATCGGGTGGCAGTACTCCGGAGCCGGTTTATCGTGAGTTATCCAGACGTCCACTTCCGTGGTCACAAATTACAGCAGCTCTCGTTGATGAGCGCTGGGTGGAAAAAAACCACAGCGGTAGTAATGCAGCATTTATTGAGAAATCACTCTTGCAGAACTATGGCGCTAAAGCCAATTTTCTAGGAATGAAAAACTCACATACAACGGCCGTAGAAGGTGAAGAAGCTTGTGAGCGCGCTTACAGCGAGCTGCAAAAGCCGTTTGATGTTTGTCTGCTGGGTATGGGTAGTGACGGCCACACCGCATCACTTTTTCCCCATGCGCAGGGCTTACAGGATGCACTAAATCCTGAATCAGAAAAGTTGTGCAGTGCAATTATTGCCAATCAAAGTGAAGTTACCGGCTCCAATACAGAGCGTATGACTTTAACCCTGAGCGCAATTGTGCAATCGCGCAATATCAAGTTGTTGATCACTGGTGAAGAAAAACTAAAAGTTTATCGCGAGGCATTGCTCGGCAGTGATGAGTTAGAAATGCCGGTGCGCAGTATTCTCAAGCAGGGGCTAAAACCAGTCACTGTTTACTGGGCACCTTAA
- the zwf gene encoding glucose-6-phosphate dehydrogenase gives MINPFDMVLFGGGGDLALRKLLPALYRAFREGSLIEGCRILPVCRRQSDIDQYTETAHQALQKYLREGEYCASSWDQFSQLLCPVTLDIAVPDAQWDHLAEILGTDPERVRIFYLAIPPAVFGPCCENLSLKGLITENSRVVVEKPLGYNAQTSDEINSKIASYFPEDSIFRIDHYLGKETVQNLLALRFSNVLFEHLWDAKTIDHIQISISETVGLEGRAGFYDETGAMRDMVQNHLLQLLCLIAMESPNSMSAKNIRAEKIKVLEALRPLTGNLVDENVVRGQYVAGEINGSEVPGYLDELDGGTSLTETFVAIRAHIDSWRWAGVPFYLRTGKRMEKRCAEIVVQYKNVSHHVYEESAGKIVPNRLVIRLQPEESIKLVLMAKKMDSLTTELQPAELNLTLSDTYDSFRSDAYKRLMLDAAANNPALFIHRDEVAAAWAWVDPIIDHWRETENQPQPYPAGSWGPEEADKLLSRSDRHWFNAQ, from the coding sequence ATGATTAACCCTTTTGATATGGTGTTATTTGGTGGAGGCGGAGACCTTGCACTACGCAAGTTGCTACCGGCACTTTACCGAGCATTTAGAGAGGGCAGCTTGATTGAAGGCTGTCGCATCCTTCCGGTGTGCCGCCGTCAATCAGATATTGATCAATATACCGAAACAGCCCACCAGGCTCTACAAAAGTATCTTCGTGAGGGCGAGTACTGTGCTTCGAGCTGGGACCAATTTAGCCAATTGCTTTGCCCCGTCACATTGGATATCGCCGTACCGGACGCCCAGTGGGATCATTTGGCAGAAATTCTCGGTACTGACCCTGAACGGGTTCGCATCTTCTACCTGGCAATTCCGCCGGCAGTATTTGGCCCCTGCTGTGAAAACCTCTCCTTAAAAGGACTGATTACTGAAAATTCCAGAGTTGTTGTGGAAAAACCGCTGGGCTATAACGCCCAAACCTCTGATGAAATTAACAGTAAAATTGCCAGTTACTTCCCGGAAGATAGTATCTTCCGTATCGATCACTATCTCGGTAAGGAAACTGTCCAAAACCTTCTTGCACTGCGTTTTAGCAATGTACTGTTTGAGCATCTTTGGGATGCAAAAACTATTGATCATATCCAGATCAGTATTTCAGAAACCGTAGGTCTTGAAGGGCGTGCGGGTTTTTATGATGAAACTGGTGCTATGCGGGATATGGTGCAAAACCACCTGCTGCAACTGCTATGCCTTATCGCTATGGAATCTCCCAACAGTATGTCGGCGAAGAATATCCGTGCAGAAAAAATTAAGGTACTGGAAGCATTGCGTCCGCTCACCGGCAATTTGGTCGATGAGAATGTGGTGCGCGGCCAATATGTCGCCGGTGAAATCAATGGCAGTGAGGTACCTGGTTACCTCGATGAACTTGACGGTGGAACCAGCTTAACCGAAACCTTTGTTGCAATTCGTGCACATATCGATAGCTGGCGTTGGGCCGGGGTACCCTTTTACCTGCGCACTGGCAAGCGTATGGAAAAGCGTTGTGCTGAAATTGTGGTTCAGTACAAAAACGTATCTCACCATGTATACGAAGAATCTGCCGGAAAAATTGTCCCCAATCGTTTGGTCATCCGACTACAGCCTGAAGAGAGTATCAAGCTGGTTTTGATGGCGAAAAAAATGGACAGCCTCACCACCGAGCTGCAACCAGCTGAATTAAATTTAACCCTCTCAGATACTTATGACAGCTTCCGTAGCGATGCTTATAAGCGCCTGATGCTGGATGCAGCAGCAAATAACCCCGCGCTGTTTATCCACCGTGACGAGGTTGCCGCTGCCTGGGCTTGGGTTGATCCAATTATTGACCACTGGCGCGAAACTGAAAATCAGCCTCAGCCCTATCCCGCAGGTAGCTGGGGGCCGGAAGAGGCAGACAAATTGTTGTCACGCAGTGACCGTCACTGGTTTAACGCGCAGTAA
- the nagA gene encoding N-acetylglucosamine-6-phosphate deacetylase: MGVTLIAERLFDGERILSEIAVTVGDSGIISSVGGGVSSSAERLPGLLVPGFIDIQVNGGGGVLFNQDPTVSALQKISEAHRQFGTSAFLPTLITDSLPVMQRAADAVSEAISSDVPGVTGIHFEGPHLSEAKKGTHEQGFIRHLSDEELSLYAREDLGIRLVTLAPECVAVSDIRKLVSLGVHVCLGHSNACADTVEAALDAGATGFTHLYNAMSPLHSREPGMVGTALIRDDAWCGLIADGHHVSPGAMALALKAKPRGKLLLVTDAMSLVGSDEISFPLFDRVVTREGDKLTSSTGELAGSHLDMIGAVRNICDWCGVELQEALRMASLYPAQFIGLGSGIITEGARADMVLLDEGLQVSRTWSQGREVFRRH; encoded by the coding sequence GTGGGGGTTACCCTGATTGCTGAAAGGCTCTTTGATGGCGAGCGTATTCTCTCGGAGATTGCCGTCACTGTTGGTGACAGTGGAATAATTTCTTCGGTGGGTGGAGGTGTGAGTTCCAGCGCGGAACGTTTACCGGGTCTATTGGTTCCAGGTTTTATTGATATTCAGGTCAATGGCGGTGGAGGTGTGCTGTTCAATCAGGACCCCACTGTTTCTGCTCTTCAAAAAATAAGTGAAGCTCATCGCCAGTTCGGTACCAGTGCATTCCTGCCTACCTTGATCACAGATAGTTTGCCCGTGATGCAGCGGGCTGCCGATGCAGTAAGTGAAGCGATCTCCAGCGATGTCCCTGGGGTAACCGGTATACATTTTGAAGGGCCGCATTTAAGTGAGGCCAAAAAAGGTACCCATGAGCAGGGCTTTATTCGTCATTTGAGTGATGAAGAGTTGTCCCTCTACGCCAGGGAGGACCTGGGAATACGGTTGGTTACCCTGGCGCCAGAATGTGTTGCAGTATCCGACATCCGGAAGTTAGTTTCTCTGGGGGTTCATGTTTGCTTGGGGCATTCGAATGCGTGTGCTGACACGGTTGAGGCCGCATTGGATGCCGGCGCAACGGGATTTACCCATCTATATAACGCAATGTCCCCGCTTCATTCCCGTGAGCCGGGTATGGTGGGAACGGCACTGATTCGCGATGACGCTTGGTGTGGGTTGATTGCCGATGGGCACCACGTGAGTCCTGGCGCAATGGCATTGGCTTTAAAGGCAAAGCCTCGCGGCAAGTTATTACTGGTAACCGATGCGATGTCATTGGTGGGTAGTGATGAAATCAGCTTCCCCCTGTTTGATCGAGTGGTCACGCGGGAGGGGGATAAGCTGACCTCCAGTACTGGAGAGTTGGCAGGCTCGCATTTGGATATGATCGGCGCGGTGAGAAATATTTGCGACTGGTGCGGGGTTGAATTGCAAGAAGCATTGCGTATGGCAAGTTTGTACCCGGCACAATTTATAGGCTTGGGGTCAGGAATAATTACTGAGGGCGCCCGTGCCGATATGGTTCTGTTAGATGAAGGGTTGCAAGTGAGTAGAACTTGGAGTCAAGGCCGCGAGGTATTTCGGAGGCATTAG
- a CDS encoding LacI family DNA-binding transcriptional regulator — protein MKVTINDVAECAGVSIKTVSRVINNEPSVRAATRQKVLDAVKTLNYTPNLAARNLAGTHTYSIAFIYDNPNAYYVIDMQNGILEACRSKGYELLIHPCDSNSPVILSDLNKLVEHGKVAGLVLTPPFSESPAFLETLKSMNVEFVRIASSRISHEIEENSIQIDDRQAAFNITQHLLSLGHKRIAYLSGGEEHLSTLERQQGYCQALEGAGITVDRQLIIDGEYSFESGESNAKKILRGDSVPSAIFAANDEIAAGALFAARMLEIDVPGQVSIAGFEDSPFSRQTWPKLTTACQPNKKIAHSAAELLLKRIQSKSAKANGSAAKGEIQRSFTPELIIRQSTGPSPE, from the coding sequence ATGAAAGTCACGATTAATGATGTTGCAGAATGCGCGGGCGTATCTATCAAAACCGTGTCCCGGGTGATCAATAATGAACCCTCTGTACGTGCTGCCACACGGCAAAAAGTGCTCGATGCGGTGAAAACCCTGAACTACACACCCAATCTCGCTGCACGGAACCTGGCGGGAACCCATACCTATTCCATCGCATTTATTTATGACAATCCTAATGCCTATTACGTTATCGACATGCAAAACGGCATATTGGAGGCTTGCAGATCCAAAGGATATGAACTGCTTATCCACCCATGCGATTCAAATTCCCCAGTTATCCTCAGCGATTTAAATAAACTAGTTGAGCACGGCAAGGTAGCCGGCCTAGTCCTGACCCCACCTTTCTCGGAGTCACCCGCTTTTCTCGAAACACTCAAATCCATGAATGTGGAGTTTGTGCGAATAGCTTCCTCTCGCATCAGCCATGAGATAGAAGAAAACTCCATACAAATCGATGACCGGCAAGCTGCTTTTAATATTACCCAGCACCTACTCTCCCTCGGACACAAACGCATCGCTTATTTGAGTGGAGGCGAGGAGCACCTCTCCACTTTAGAGCGCCAACAAGGTTACTGTCAGGCACTTGAAGGGGCAGGAATAACCGTAGACCGACAACTGATTATTGACGGTGAATATTCATTTGAATCTGGTGAAAGCAACGCAAAGAAGATCCTGCGCGGTGATAGTGTACCCTCGGCAATATTTGCCGCAAACGATGAAATTGCAGCGGGGGCTTTATTCGCTGCCCGTATGTTAGAGATTGATGTCCCTGGACAGGTTTCTATCGCCGGATTTGAGGACAGCCCATTCTCCCGGCAAACCTGGCCCAAACTCACTACTGCGTGCCAACCAAATAAGAAAATTGCACACTCCGCTGCAGAGTTATTGCTCAAGAGAATTCAAAGTAAAAGCGCAAAAGCAAATGGCTCTGCAGCAAAGGGTGAAATTCAACGCAGTTTCACCCCCGAGTTAATTATTCGGCAATCCACCGGACCCTCGCCGGAATAA
- the edd gene encoding phosphogluconate dehydratase, which produces MVHSKVQAVTERIIKRSEETRAEYLAQVEKAHIEGRAAAHVSCGNLAHAIAASPESDKELIASGRGPNLGIVNAYNDMLSAHQPYGAYPAQLKEAAARNGATAQVAGGVPAMCDGVTQGRAGMELSLFSRDVIAMSTAIALSHDVFEGAIFLGICDKIVPGLVIGALSFGHLPSIFVPAGPMPTGLSNAEKVRVRQLYAEGKVGRSELLEAESASYHSAGTCTFYGTANSNQMLVEIMGLQLPGSSFVNPGTDLRSALNEAAVAQLVKITEPSEHTSVAKILTEKAFVNGVVGLLATGGSTNHTLHLIAMARAAGIQLTWQDMADLSEVVPLLCHVYPNGTADINHFAAAGGMQFLIRELRSAGLLHDDVHTVLGNSGLEPYCEDPFLSGDATGVVWKPTPEESGDTTVIRPASDPFSQHGGLQLLEGNLGRSVIKVSAVKSEHLKVKAPAIVLDNQDDLLKRFKAGELERDFVAVVRFQGPRANGMPELHKLTPTLGVLQDRGFKVALVTDGRMSGASGKVPAAIHMSPEAVEGGAIAKVQEGDMIELDSEAGVLRVLVDEAEFNAREPAQCDLSASARGTGRELFANMRGLASGAETGASILY; this is translated from the coding sequence ATGGTTCACAGCAAGGTTCAGGCCGTTACCGAACGTATCATTAAGCGCAGCGAAGAAACTCGTGCAGAGTATTTGGCGCAGGTTGAGAAAGCGCATATTGAAGGTCGGGCTGCGGCTCATGTGTCCTGCGGGAACCTGGCCCATGCAATAGCCGCATCCCCGGAAAGTGATAAAGAGTTAATCGCCTCCGGGCGTGGACCGAATCTGGGTATCGTTAATGCCTATAACGATATGCTGTCTGCACACCAGCCCTATGGTGCTTATCCCGCTCAATTGAAAGAGGCTGCTGCTCGCAATGGCGCTACGGCTCAGGTTGCCGGCGGCGTGCCCGCAATGTGCGATGGGGTGACCCAAGGGCGTGCCGGTATGGAGCTCAGCCTGTTTTCACGGGATGTGATTGCTATGTCCACTGCGATCGCCCTCTCCCACGATGTTTTTGAAGGGGCCATATTCCTGGGCATCTGCGACAAAATTGTCCCTGGCCTGGTTATCGGTGCACTGTCTTTTGGTCATCTGCCTTCAATTTTTGTACCTGCGGGTCCAATGCCCACCGGCTTGTCGAATGCGGAGAAAGTCCGGGTTCGCCAGCTGTATGCTGAAGGAAAAGTAGGGCGTTCTGAACTATTGGAAGCTGAAAGTGCTTCCTATCACAGTGCCGGCACCTGCACCTTTTACGGCACTGCCAACAGTAACCAGATGTTGGTAGAAATTATGGGACTGCAATTGCCCGGCAGTTCCTTCGTAAACCCCGGTACCGATTTGCGCTCAGCATTAAACGAAGCTGCTGTGGCGCAATTGGTAAAAATTACTGAACCGAGCGAGCACACTTCGGTAGCTAAAATTCTTACCGAAAAAGCATTCGTCAACGGAGTGGTGGGATTGCTCGCTACCGGTGGATCCACAAACCACACATTGCACCTTATTGCGATGGCGCGTGCAGCAGGTATTCAGTTGACTTGGCAGGACATGGCTGATCTTTCCGAAGTGGTGCCACTGCTGTGTCATGTGTACCCGAATGGCACAGCTGATATCAATCATTTTGCTGCAGCTGGCGGTATGCAATTCCTGATCCGCGAACTTCGCTCAGCGGGTCTTTTACACGATGATGTTCATACCGTACTCGGTAATTCCGGACTCGAACCCTACTGCGAAGATCCCTTCTTGAGCGGCGATGCAACCGGGGTAGTGTGGAAGCCAACTCCAGAGGAGAGCGGCGATACGACGGTAATTCGTCCGGCCTCTGATCCTTTCTCCCAACATGGCGGTTTGCAGCTTCTCGAAGGAAACCTTGGTCGCAGTGTAATCAAAGTGTCTGCGGTTAAATCCGAGCACCTCAAAGTGAAGGCGCCCGCCATTGTTCTGGATAACCAGGACGACCTGCTTAAACGTTTCAAAGCTGGTGAGTTAGAGCGCGACTTTGTAGCTGTAGTGAGATTCCAGGGGCCTCGAGCCAACGGTATGCCGGAACTGCACAAGCTGACTCCCACGTTGGGGGTGCTACAGGATCGTGGCTTTAAAGTGGCGCTAGTCACAGACGGGCGTATGTCCGGCGCATCAGGGAAAGTGCCGGCTGCCATTCATATGTCACCGGAAGCCGTAGAAGGCGGTGCAATTGCCAAGGTGCAAGAGGGTGACATGATTGAACTTGATTCAGAGGCTGGCGTTTTGCGCGTACTGGTAGACGAAGCTGAATTTAATGCTCGCGAACCGGCTCAGTGTGATCTTTCGGCAAGTGCCCGTGGTACCGGCCGTGAACTATTCGCTAATATGCGCGGGCTTGCCAGCGGTGCAGAGACAGGTGCAAGCATTCTTTATTGA